Below is a genomic region from Flammeovirgaceae bacterium SG7u.111.
AAATCTACCTGCCTTTTAAGAATCACTTTCACTCCGTACCACTTCTCTATCTGCCTTTTTATTTCAGCAAAGTCATGCGTATCAAAAAGTAATATATTGTCTTTCCATGCTAGGAGATCGGCATCATATTCTTGCAAAACAAGGCTATCCGCATCTAACACCATTTGACCTTTGGTTAGGAAAACCGCCTCTTCAACCTCCCTTCCTTGTGTTTTTCCAACTTTCACTTTGCCTTCTACTACCACAACCGAGCGGTCAGGCTGATCTTTGTATGCGCTCACGTTAAACGAAGTACCCAAAACCGTTACATCAAAGCCTTCTGTGCGGATCACGAAAGGTTTTGAAGAGTCTTTAGCCACATCAAAAAATGCCTCGCCTTCAAGCCGAATCTCTCTCTTATCCACCCCAAATTCTTCCGACACAAAAAGAGTGCTGCCCGAATTCAGTTTTATGGAGGTGCCGTCTGGTAGAGTAATCAACTTTTTCTCGCCCAACCCAGCATGCTTTTCAATAAATTTTGTCTCCAGGCCGACCGAGGCTATGGGGGTATCGTTACCTGAGCTGAAATAATTGGTAGAGGCAAAAATTGCCAATAACCCAAAGGCCACAACCAATACTGCCGCTACGGCTATTTTATAAAAATGTGAGACCGGTAGGGAAATATACTTGCCCTCTTTGGCCTGTGGCTTCCCTTCAAAGAAAAAAATGTCGTCGCCATCACCCATCTCGTGAATCTTCCCCAAGGTTTTCTCCCAACGCCTTTCAGCGGCATGGTTATCTTTTTGCTGATGAACACTCTCGGCAGTCCAATAATTTTTGAGGGTCTCAAAAAACTTTTGGTTTGCCTTGTCAGCTTTCAGCCACGAGTCGAGCACCGCCCTTTCGTCGTCATTTGCTTCTCCCTGCAATACTTTTCCTATGATTAATTCTATGTCCATCTAGTACAAAATTTGACAGAACTATGTATTTCCAATCAAGATTCGCTACTCAGCAAAACCTTACTCTTCTCAGCGGGTAACCCCTGTTTTAATAAGCCCTGTGATTATAAGAGTCCCAATTCAAAAAACACCACTATGCTATTGGAGAAAAAAATCAAGATAATTTTCAAACATTGTGAATACAACAACCAAAACCACTTTTACATCATGATTATTTTTTTGTTCTTCATCGGAAAGGTAAGGTTCGAGCGAATGGCGAATATGCTTTAGGGCTTTCACCATCTGGTTTTCTACCGTGTTTTTAGAAATTCCGAGCACATCGGCTACACCTTGGTATTTCATTCCACTGTACTTTGCCAGCATAAATACTTCCTTGCACTGCGCAGGAAGTTCATTTACAGCCGAATCTATCTTTGCCCTAAGCTCTTTGTTGGTAAGCTCTTCGAGCGGGTTAGCACCACTTTCAGCAAATTGGTTGGGCAAATCGGAAATATCTAGCCTAATAAGGTCTTTTCCTGATTCTTTTTTGAGGTACTTGAGAGAGGAATTGCGAACCGAGGTAAAAAGATAGGCGGGAAGGTTTTCTATTTTCAACAGGTTCTTACGACCAACCCATAGTTGGGCAAAAACATCAGACACAATTTCATCGACCAACATTGGACTTGACACATATCTTCCTGCAAACTCGCCCAAAGAACCAACATAATTATCAAATAGGCTTTTGAATGCAAGATGATCGTCCCCATTTGCAATCCGTAAGACAAGTTGCTTCCAATCTTCAGTCATTTTCATACCGTGCCTTAATAGTCGCTGTTAAAAATATACAAAAAACGGTGACATAAAACAACCTTTTGAGGCTCACATCTAGATACCTTAATATATAACAGCTATTCCTTTTATTTAAAACCAAAAAAACTACCTCTGCACAAAACCAGAGCTTTCCCTTTTTACTAACCTTAACTTTTACATTTTAATATTCCTGCAAAAATATTTACAATTGTACTAATTACATTTTTAAAAACATATCAGCGACCGTTAAACCTCTAAAAAATCATCAAAAACTTAAAATAAACAGCCAATTGGCATACTATCAAGGTCTTTACAGAAAAGTTAGCACGGAATTTAACCCATAAAGTTTATTCAAATGAGCCAATAGGAAAGCTTTAAAATTTAACCAGTTGCTCAATTTTTTCTCCTTTAAACACTTGTCCTTTTCTCCAAATCCGCCGACCTTACAATTGAGTTCCTTCAATTCTCCGCTTGTAGGTATGGAAAGTATTTTTTAAACTTAGAGACAGTTTTGAAATTGGAACAATACCCTTGTCGATATCTAGGAGTCATTCCCCATTTTTTTGCAAAAACGTTTATTACCGCATTCAAAAAACATATGAAAATGAGCAGAATAAAAACATTAGAAGATTATACGGTAGCCTACAGAAAAAGTGTAGAAAACCCTGAAAGCTTTTGGGAAGCCGAAGCTGAAGAATTTGTTTGGAAAAAGAAATGGAACAAAGTGTTGGAATGGGATTTTAAAGACTACCAAGCTAAGTGGTTTCAAGGTGGGCAGTTAAATATTACCGAGAATTGTCTCGATAGACATTTGGAAACTAGAGGAGATAAAACAGCCATCATTTGGCAACCCAACGATCCAAAAGAGCCCCATAAAACATTTACGTATAAAGAAGTACACACCGAAGTGTGCAAAATGGCGAATGTACTGAAAGAGAATGGAGTAAAAAAAGGCGATAGGGTTTGTTTGTACATGCAAATGGTACCCGAATTGGCTTTTTCCGTACTTGCCTGTGCAAGAATAGGTGCTATACATTCGGTGATTTTTGCTGGTTTTTCAGCCCATGCCCTCGCAAGCAGAATTCAAGATGCCGATGCAAAAGTGGTAATAACAGCAGACACGGCTTATCGTGGGGCAAAGCAAATACCCCTAAAAACAGTAGTAGATGAGGCATTGGAAGAATGCCCTAATTTGGGAAAATGCTTGGTACTCCGCAGAACGGGCGAGGAAATCCCCATGAAAGAAGAGAGAGATGTTTGGCTTAACGAAGCCCTAGAAAAAGCTTCAACAGAATGCGAAGCCGAGGTGATGGATAGCGAAGACCCTTTGTTTATCCTTTATACTTCAGGATCGACCGGCAAGCCAAAAGGAGTAGTCCACACCTGTGGAGGTTATATGATCTATACCAAGTATTCTTTCGAAAATGTATTTCAATACGAAGAAGACGATATCTATTGGTGCACCGCTGATATTGGCTGGATTACGGGGCATTCATACATAGTGTACGGTCCGTTGCTGAGCGGGGCTACTACACTAATGTTTGAAGGCGTGCCTACTTGGCCCGATGCTGGCCGCTTCTGGAAAATAGTCCAAAAATTCAATGTAAATATCTTCTATACAGCCCCCACAGCAATTAGAGCTTTGCAAGCACACGGTCTGGAGTATGTAGAAGCATACGACCTAAGCTCACTCAAAGTACTCGGCACAGTAGGAGAACCTATCAACTCAGAAGCCTGGCACTGGTACCATGAACATGTAGGCAAAAGAACATGTCCGATAGTAGATACTTGGTGGCAAACTGAAACCGGAGGTATTATGATTTCCCCTTTGGCGGGAATTACCCCAACCAAACCTACTTATGCCACTTTACCTCTTCCCGGTATCCAACCCGTATTGCTAGATGCCGAGGGGAAGGAAATTGAAGGGAAAGGCGTGGAAGGAAACTTGTGTATAAAACACCCATGGCCTTCCATATTAAGGACTACTTGGGGCGACCACGAAAGATGTAAGCAAACCTATTTCTCCACTTACCAAGGATATTATTTTACAGGAGATGGCTGTAGAAGAGATGAGGATGGCTATTACCGCATACTTGGTAGAGTAGATGATGTAATCAATGTCAGTGGGCATCGGATGGGAACTGCCGAGGTGGAAAATGCACTCAACCTCCATCCGGGTGTGATAGAATCAGCTGTGGTTGGTTACCCCCATAACATCAAGGGGCAAGGTATTTATGCATATGTTATTTGCGACTCGCAAGCCTTAGATGAAACAAGTATGGACGATCTGAAAAAAGACATATTGGCTGTTGTGGTAAAAGAAATAGGACCGATAGCCCGGCCAGATAAAATACAGATAGTAAGAGGTTTGCCCAAAACCCGATCGGGAAAAATTATGAGAAGGATCTTAAGAAAAGTAGCCGAGGGAGACACGTCTAATTTAGGGGATACATCGACTCTACTTGACCCTACCGTGGTCGAAAGCATTAAAGAAGGAGCGATTAAATTAAAGTAAAACACCTTCGATATTACACTCCAAAAGCAGTATCAGAAATGATACTGCTTTTTTTATCTCTTATAAATCAACTTTTCATTATGAGTTTTAGAATGAAAGTGTATTAAATATGTTACTTTAAAACAAAGAACTTACATAAGGAAGGGAAGAACCTTTCGTTATGTATCCAACCCAAATAGCTTTGTCCTGCTCCTACATAATAACTGTAGATAAACACTCATTTCTCTCAAAAAATTACTTAGACGTAACTAGCCCAAAACCAAAGAAGAATAGTTTTTGGTTAAATAAATTCAATCTGAAAATAGACATAGTTTAACCCCTATATTGTGATGACGAAAAAAAATCTTTTCATTAGCCTAGCCCTTCAATTTGTGGTTTCATTGAGCATTTTGGCCCAAGGAACAAAAACCGTAAGCATCAACCCTAATATTCCAGCCCAATACACCGATATCCAATCGGCTCTTGATGCTGCCGATGCAGGAGATACATTATTTATCCACCCTGCCAGTGATAGGTATGATGGCGAAGATTCCATTTTCATCACTAAACCACTAGTTCTGATTGGCGGAGGAATCTACAACGATTCATTAGAATATGGCGGTTTAGAAACAAAGTTCAATAGAATAGTACTTACTGGAGCTGCAGATAATTCTACTATAGCTAACATGATGATCGAGCGATTGGTCATACGAGACTCGGTTGTTGCAAACACTACTTTTGATGGTATAACTATTACCAGTAATTATATCAATAGAATTGATCTTTTCAGTACAGATAGTGTGTTTTCAAGCTCCGATTTTGTCATAAAAAACAATATCATAAAGCTGGTCTTTTTCAATGCTTGGGAAGCTATAGAAGGAGATGTAAAGCTCGCCATAGAAAACAATATCATCGGACAAATTGCCAATGGGAATGGTGATGAGTTCTCTATCAGAAACAACATTTTCAACCCTGCTATTTTTGGGGGAACAGCCTTGTTTAATGTAAGCGGAGCTACTATTTTCAACAACATATTTTACGGTTATACCGAAAAGAGAGGCATAGGTACCAAGTCGTGTAACAACAACATATTCGATTATAACCTAACCCAAGAAACAAATGATGACCTTTCGGGGGGAACAGACAATGTATTTGGCAGTAATAATATTGAAAACACCAACCCGCTTTGGGTATCAAGGTATAGCTATTTTAGTAGTTTAGATAATATCATGCGTTCTAATTTCGAACTGCAAGAAGGCTCACCTGCCAAAGACAGTGGAAGTGCTGGGACTAATATTGGACTTACAGGTGGGCGTTTTCCTTTTAACCCTCGAGTTCGTTTTGGGTATCCCCACGTTCGTTCTATTGAAATAAACAATCCTGTTTTGGGAGCTGACAATGTATTGAAATTCACCATTGAAGGCATTTTCCCTAACTAATTTTTTTGCTAACAAATGAACAAACTTAGCATGGAAAAAATAGTGCAAACGAAACAAGGATTGATGAGGTACTTAATTATTTTACTTTTAATAGGGTTTTCAGGCTTTGCAACAGCGCAAGAAATTGTGGAAGCTGAGTATTTTATCGATACCGACCCTAGTGTCGGCAAAGGAACTTCTTTATCAATTCCTTCGCCTGCAGATACCGTGGAACAATCTTTTGACATCAACCTCAACGGACTTTCCAAAGGTTCTCACCTCTTGGTAGTGAGGGTAAAAGATGGAGAAGGGCATTGGAGCTTGAGTAAGCAATCTAGGTTTTATGTAGAAGAGAGCTACGAAACTCCGAAATTGCCAACAATAATTGCTGCCGAGTATTTTATCGATACCGACCCTGGGGCAGGAAATGCTACGGCAGCTTCTGTAGGAACTACTTCAGATGATGTGCAAATAGATGTAGACTATGCGCTAAGTAGCCTTTCTGCGGGAAAGCACCATTTGTGCGTGAGGGTGCAAGACGAGAAGGGAAATTGGAGTATAGGGAAATGTGTCCAGTTTTATGTAGAACCTACTTACACCCCAACTACTCCAGATACTTCAACCATTGTGGCAGTGGAATATTTCATTAATTCGCCTGACCCCGGAGTTGGTAATGCTACTGCTATTGATGTACCTACTCCAAGTCAAAATATCTCTGTTGAAGGAGAGCTTGATCTAACTACTACTAGCTTAGATATTGGCAGACATCAATTTTTAGTAAGGGTGAAAGACAGTAGGGACAGATGGAGCTTACTCAATGTTCGACCATTCGACTATTGCTCACCAGAAGGAGTAATTGGCGGCTTTGAACATACCCTCGTCGACAATGTACTTTCCATTACCGATACTAGCCGAAATGCTGTTTCTTACATTTGGAATATGGGTGACGGTGAAGTAATCAAAGATACCTTAACTTCTTATACCTATTTATCGGGAGGTGTGTATGAAATGTCTCAAATAGCTTATAGCTTTTGTGGGTCGGATACCACTTATAAAACAATCACTGTGAACACCCCTATGGTTGCTGATACAATCAAAAGTATGACCATAGATGAAGATGCCGGAAGAGTTGTAGTGAGCGAGGATTTAAACCTGAATTTCACCGATCCAGATGGTGACCCTTTTACATTTACTGCTATTGCAGGCAAGGAAGATAAACTCATAGCTACTGTAGAGGAAAACAAACGTCTGGTGTTGTCTACTATAGACAATCAGAATGGCAAAGTCTCTGTCAAAATCACTGCTGAAGCTGGAGGAATTTCGTATATACATGCTTTTACAGTC
It encodes:
- a CDS encoding FecR domain-containing protein, encoding MDIELIIGKVLQGEANDDERAVLDSWLKADKANQKFFETLKNYWTAESVHQQKDNHAAERRWEKTLGKIHEMGDGDDIFFFEGKPQAKEGKYISLPVSHFYKIAVAAVLVVAFGLLAIFASTNYFSSGNDTPIASVGLETKFIEKHAGLGEKKLITLPDGTSIKLNSGSTLFVSEEFGVDKREIRLEGEAFFDVAKDSSKPFVIRTEGFDVTVLGTSFNVSAYKDQPDRSVVVVEGKVKVGKTQGREVEEAVFLTKGQMVLDADSLVLQEYDADLLAWKDNILLFDTHDFAEIKRQIEKWYGVKVILKRQVDLGKGFKGHYENESLENVLENLKYALSIEYTYKPSSKEVLIW
- the acs gene encoding acetate--CoA ligase; this encodes MKMSRIKTLEDYTVAYRKSVENPESFWEAEAEEFVWKKKWNKVLEWDFKDYQAKWFQGGQLNITENCLDRHLETRGDKTAIIWQPNDPKEPHKTFTYKEVHTEVCKMANVLKENGVKKGDRVCLYMQMVPELAFSVLACARIGAIHSVIFAGFSAHALASRIQDADAKVVITADTAYRGAKQIPLKTVVDEALEECPNLGKCLVLRRTGEEIPMKEERDVWLNEALEKASTECEAEVMDSEDPLFILYTSGSTGKPKGVVHTCGGYMIYTKYSFENVFQYEEDDIYWCTADIGWITGHSYIVYGPLLSGATTLMFEGVPTWPDAGRFWKIVQKFNVNIFYTAPTAIRALQAHGLEYVEAYDLSSLKVLGTVGEPINSEAWHWYHEHVGKRTCPIVDTWWQTETGGIMISPLAGITPTKPTYATLPLPGIQPVLLDAEGKEIEGKGVEGNLCIKHPWPSILRTTWGDHERCKQTYFSTYQGYYFTGDGCRRDEDGYYRILGRVDDVINVSGHRMGTAEVENALNLHPGVIESAVVGYPHNIKGQGIYAYVICDSQALDETSMDDLKKDILAVVVKEIGPIARPDKIQIVRGLPKTRSGKIMRRILRKVAEGDTSNLGDTSTLLDPTVVESIKEGAIKLK
- a CDS encoding RNA polymerase sigma-70 factor, which translates into the protein MKMTEDWKQLVLRIANGDDHLAFKSLFDNYVGSLGEFAGRYVSSPMLVDEIVSDVFAQLWVGRKNLLKIENLPAYLFTSVRNSSLKYLKKESGKDLIRLDISDLPNQFAESGANPLEELTNKELRAKIDSAVNELPAQCKEVFMLAKYSGMKYQGVADVLGISKNTVENQMVKALKHIRHSLEPYLSDEEQKNNHDVKVVLVVVFTMFENYLDFFLQ